In a single window of the Acinetobacter sp. CS-2 genome:
- a CDS encoding YcxB family protein — protein sequence MTAKNLYAYTLQPVNYEISEAEQRQAQLAIWRSTNKIGTKAWIIMAAVALLSIVGIILLKNYSTIFCWVALVCVLAYFLIRKFGLEWYVKRKMNEFPVQEIKGIRLGVQPHGIIMRQQMGAQEGVGAIGWKDIYEWYNTPDFMLINFKVKGQQGAYILPKRMDSKNFSFKTIRKHLNETVGEAKQI from the coding sequence ATGACCGCGAAAAATTTATACGCTTATACCTTACAGCCTGTGAACTATGAAATTTCTGAGGCTGAACAACGTCAAGCGCAACTTGCCATCTGGCGTAGCACCAATAAAATCGGCACCAAAGCCTGGATCATCATGGCAGCTGTTGCCCTACTTTCCATTGTCGGTATCATCTTGCTGAAAAACTATTCCACCATTTTCTGCTGGGTGGCTTTGGTCTGTGTGCTTGCATATTTCCTGATCCGTAAATTCGGCCTGGAATGGTATGTAAAACGCAAGATGAATGAATTTCCGGTACAGGAAATTAAAGGTATCCGTTTGGGCGTACAGCCGCACGGCATTATCATGCGTCAGCAAATGGGTGCACAGGAAGGTGTTGGTGCCATTGGCTGGAAAGATATTTATGAGTGGTACAATACCCCTGACTTTATGTTGATTAACTTCAAGGTTAAAGGTCAACAAGGTGCTTATATCTTGCCAAAGCGTATGGATTCAAAGAATTTTTCTTTCAAGACTATCCGCAAGCACTTGAATGAAACTGTGGGCGAAGCAAAACAGATTTAA
- a CDS encoding PepSY domain-containing protein, translating into MLKKIFFQIHWFLGITAGLILSIMGITGAIYSYEQPIQKWLNPASYTVQIEKQDKLTPAELYQHFQKTDPEMKINSITIAKDPTASSSINIVKEGARKGYTMMINPYTAEVLPEIKGREFFKFIEQLHRNLTVGPVGKQITGACTLMLIFFVLSGLYLRWPKKHSVKQWFMLKPQLKGRNFIWDLHAVVGTWVVIFFLIIACTGLTWSYGWWRSGLYTVMGVEQPQAKGEAEAPKGGETVSNNEGSSKALRNAATSKHEKATEIQPVEKIEKKSLSPEQIHLALSQSWKGFNAQVGRDYSSITLNITKKANGELEISFVDAIPQHERARNKAIFDYQASSIKEMELYENKKLNEKIMSSMLPVHRGSFFGPVYQFLAMLAALSMPLFFVTGWMLYLKRRKQKKLTQAARHGLTAVNIDGNAKPWLIVYASQTGTAEQLAWRTATSLQQAHQPASVKSVQHLSLDDLKNTEQVLFVASTYGTGEAPDLAAGFAKKILRKKADLSHLHYAVLALGSHEYADTFCHFGHAIDDWLKQNGAQQLFNIIEVDNANQEQIQAWNTTLAKVTQLELQTMNIEKTFDCWTLTQRDLLNPNSLGAPAFNIELKPDHEVSWQAGDIAEIQPGNSAERIARFMQQHQIQPNTSVDSLKINIEQALWNKDLTGEVEPFANMDHLLEQLPMLPSREYSIASIPSQQVLRLVVRQQSDAQGQLGLGSGWLTRHAPLNSKIALHIRNNESFHLIDDNRPIICIGNGTGLAGLMSLLHARIRQNYTQNWLIFGERQREHDFFYQSTIEAWQTTGMLQRLDLAFSRDQAEKVYVHHKLREQAQELKAWVKNGAVIYVCGSINGMASDVDQALTDILGEAVVDQLRQDGRYRRDVY; encoded by the coding sequence ATGTTAAAAAAAATCTTTTTCCAGATTCACTGGTTTCTTGGTATTACTGCCGGGTTAATCCTCTCCATTATGGGGATAACTGGTGCCATTTATTCATATGAACAGCCTATCCAGAAATGGCTCAATCCGGCTAGCTATACCGTCCAGATTGAAAAACAAGATAAATTAACCCCTGCCGAACTGTATCAGCATTTTCAAAAAACTGATCCGGAAATGAAAATTAATAGCATCACCATAGCCAAAGATCCGACAGCATCTTCAAGCATTAATATTGTCAAAGAAGGTGCACGTAAAGGCTATACCATGATGATTAATCCTTACACAGCCGAAGTGTTACCTGAGATTAAAGGACGAGAATTTTTCAAGTTTATCGAGCAGTTGCATCGCAATTTAACCGTTGGACCCGTCGGCAAGCAGATCACCGGGGCCTGTACCCTCATGCTGATCTTTTTTGTACTCAGTGGTCTATATCTGCGCTGGCCGAAAAAACATTCTGTTAAACAATGGTTCATGCTCAAGCCTCAACTAAAAGGCCGTAATTTCATTTGGGACTTACATGCCGTGGTGGGTACCTGGGTGGTGATTTTCTTCCTGATTATCGCCTGTACCGGTTTAACCTGGTCTTATGGCTGGTGGCGTAGCGGCTTGTACACTGTGATGGGTGTTGAACAACCGCAAGCCAAGGGTGAAGCTGAAGCGCCAAAAGGTGGTGAAACAGTCAGCAACAATGAGGGTTCGAGCAAAGCATTACGTAATGCAGCTACAAGCAAACATGAAAAAGCTACTGAAATTCAACCTGTTGAAAAAATTGAGAAAAAAAGCTTAAGCCCGGAACAGATTCATCTGGCTCTTAGTCAAAGCTGGAAAGGCTTTAATGCTCAAGTGGGCCGTGATTATTCAAGCATTACCCTGAATATCACGAAAAAAGCCAATGGTGAACTTGAAATTAGCTTTGTCGATGCCATTCCCCAGCATGAACGCGCACGCAACAAAGCCATATTTGATTATCAGGCATCTAGCATTAAAGAGATGGAACTTTACGAAAATAAAAAACTCAATGAAAAAATCATGAGTAGCATGCTGCCGGTGCACCGTGGTAGCTTCTTTGGTCCGGTTTACCAGTTCTTGGCTATGCTGGCTGCTCTGAGTATGCCATTGTTCTTTGTTACAGGCTGGATGCTTTATCTGAAACGTCGCAAACAGAAGAAACTAACCCAAGCTGCACGTCATGGCTTAACCGCGGTTAATATTGATGGTAATGCAAAACCCTGGCTGATTGTCTATGCGTCACAAACTGGTACGGCAGAACAGCTAGCATGGCGTACAGCAACCAGCCTGCAACAGGCTCATCAGCCTGCTAGCGTGAAATCTGTACAACATTTGAGTCTGGATGATTTAAAAAATACTGAACAGGTTTTATTTGTAGCCAGTACTTATGGTACCGGTGAAGCACCTGATTTAGCAGCGGGTTTTGCCAAAAAAATACTGCGCAAAAAAGCTGATTTAAGCCATCTGCACTATGCAGTATTGGCCTTAGGATCTCATGAATATGCCGACACTTTCTGTCATTTTGGCCATGCAATTGATGACTGGTTAAAACAGAATGGTGCACAGCAGCTGTTTAATATCATTGAAGTGGATAATGCCAATCAAGAGCAGATTCAGGCATGGAATACAACTTTAGCAAAAGTAACCCAGCTTGAATTGCAAACCATGAATATCGAAAAAACCTTCGATTGCTGGACTTTAACCCAACGTGATCTGCTCAATCCGAACAGCCTCGGTGCCCCAGCCTTTAATATCGAGTTAAAGCCGGATCATGAAGTGAGCTGGCAAGCCGGTGATATCGCCGAGATTCAACCCGGTAACAGTGCTGAACGTATTGCCCGGTTTATGCAGCAGCATCAAATTCAGCCGAATACCTCTGTAGATTCGTTAAAGATCAATATTGAACAGGCCTTATGGAACAAAGATTTGACCGGTGAAGTTGAACCTTTTGCCAATATGGATCATTTACTGGAGCAACTTCCGATGCTGCCTTCACGTGAATATTCCATTGCCAGTATTCCTTCACAGCAAGTTCTGCGTTTAGTGGTGCGCCAACAGTCCGATGCTCAAGGCCAATTGGGTCTGGGTTCAGGCTGGCTGACTCGGCATGCCCCGTTAAATAGCAAGATTGCGCTGCATATCCGTAACAATGAATCTTTCCACCTGATTGATGACAACCGTCCTATCATTTGTATTGGTAACGGTACCGGTCTTGCAGGATTAATGAGCTTGCTACATGCACGTATCCGTCAGAACTATACGCAAAACTGGCTGATCTTTGGTGAACGCCAGCGTGAACATGACTTCTTCTATCAGAGCACGATTGAAGCCTGGCAAACCACTGGCATGTTGCAACGCCTGGATTTGGCTTTCTCACGAGATCAGGCAGAAAAAGTCTATGTACATCATAAACTGCGTGAACAGGCACAGGAACTAAAAGCCTGGGTTAAGAATGGTGCGGTGATTTATGTGTGCGGTAGCATCAACGGTATGGCCAGCGATGTCGATCAGGCTTTAACCGACATTCTGGGTGAAGCTGTAGTTGACCAGCTACGCCAAGATGGACGTTATCGTCGTGATGTCTACTAA
- a CDS encoding YdcF family protein, whose translation MSSSFKRHLSLIIGSILTLDGLWLLSLDKIHLGIILPLIIGIGLMLYALFFNRIQSFIQRTQLRQTLWRCAWAGFFLWLSTLVIFFSYLLYSIQQSNTVQPASAVIILGSGIEKGHPSPTLKQRLDVGAAYAKRYPETVLVVTGGLGFKEQIAEATVMSEYLQQQHHIDPSRILLEAKSTSTAENLRNVQPLLAQQHISLKQPVVIVTSDFHILRAKAIAKHQGYQQIFTLSAPTPLYIRYNSWLREYFAFISGWLLQEY comes from the coding sequence ATGTCCAGCAGCTTCAAACGTCACCTGAGCTTGATTATCGGCAGTATATTGACTCTCGATGGCTTATGGTTACTGTCACTGGATAAAATTCATCTCGGCATTATTCTTCCGTTGATCATCGGTATTGGACTCATGCTCTATGCCCTGTTTTTTAACCGGATTCAAAGCTTTATTCAGCGCACGCAATTAAGACAGACTTTATGGCGCTGTGCATGGGCGGGATTTTTTCTCTGGCTCAGCACATTGGTGATATTTTTCAGTTATCTGCTATATAGCATTCAGCAGTCCAATACAGTTCAGCCCGCCTCTGCAGTCATTATACTGGGCAGTGGAATCGAAAAGGGTCATCCCTCTCCCACCTTAAAACAGCGATTAGATGTTGGTGCTGCCTATGCCAAACGTTACCCGGAAACCGTGCTGGTCGTGACTGGAGGTTTAGGATTTAAAGAACAAATTGCTGAAGCAACAGTGATGTCTGAATATCTGCAACAACAGCATCATATTGATCCATCACGTATTCTGTTAGAAGCTAAAAGTACCAGCACTGCAGAAAATCTGCGTAATGTGCAGCCTTTACTGGCACAGCAGCATATTTCCCTAAAGCAGCCAGTTGTCATTGTCACCAGTGACTTTCATATTTTACGTGCCAAAGCCATTGCTAAACATCAAGGTTATCAGCAGATATTTACCCTTAGCGCCCCAACACCGCTTTATATTCGCTATAACTCCTGGTTACGCGAATATTTTGCCTTTATCAGTGGCTGGCTGTTACAGGAATACTAA
- a CDS encoding DUF2750 domain-containing protein yields MRNPYQRKAASKTQNNTYNAQEIYKKFVEMIVGQGYVHALYDDGWALCATPTGQRAFAIWQSKGLAKLLVKDNWANYHVENISLKDFVEKVIPFLRQESTCVSMDLTPEGQNVLVAPEKLLLDIKNYLYQIYLQKPELFKDEKLPLPRSIRLN; encoded by the coding sequence ATGAGAAATCCATATCAACGCAAGGCTGCGTCTAAGACCCAAAATAATACTTATAATGCCCAAGAAATCTATAAAAAATTTGTTGAAATGATTGTAGGCCAAGGTTACGTCCATGCCCTGTATGATGATGGTTGGGCATTATGTGCAACGCCTACCGGTCAGCGTGCATTTGCTATTTGGCAAAGCAAAGGGCTGGCAAAATTGCTGGTGAAAGACAATTGGGCAAATTATCATGTTGAGAATATTTCACTTAAAGATTTTGTTGAAAAAGTCATTCCTTTTTTACGTCAGGAAAGTACCTGTGTATCGATGGATTTGACACCAGAAGGGCAAAATGTGCTGGTGGCACCAGAAAAATTATTATTGGATATCAAAAATTATCTGTATCAGATTTACCTGCAAAAACCTGAATTGTTTAAAGATGAAAAACTGCCTTTACCCCGTAGCATTCGTTTGAACTGA